A genomic region of Bradyrhizobium sp. ORS 278 contains the following coding sequences:
- a CDS encoding TonB-dependent siderophore receptor: protein MIVCVKDRGVGSLGLVSALALTLSIGGFQPAFAQMKLPDVTVDAPKPKTRQATQRSQAASTRNTQRRVAARNLPPRAPVPYVTPSTGTIGAPPSLYAGGQVASGGGLGLLGNRGVMDTPFNQTSFTAQLIQNQQARTIRDVLINDPSVRAVQAAGGGADGLFIRGFYYDSGDYGLNGLAGIAPYYSTGANFIERVELLKGPAALLNGMTIGGTGASSGGAVGGSVNLVTKHAPLEDITQLTTTYASKSQLGEQIDVSRRYGEHKEWGVRLNSTYANGDTAWNRQHDEFGNAHLAVDYYGENVRVDADVGYQADKLNPPLRFLGVGPSVTSIPSPPSAGTNFQVPWAYYAPTDFFSTVKGEVDLNDRITAYAGFGYHDSNINYRYPSPTLATNAGLLSGTPGSASETYKTFAGEAGLRMTADTGPINHAINVGYSITDRTYTQLLVVGKSATWSLYTEPTSVALPGFATLQGNQTVGANLWSIGISDTMSLLNKRIQLTVGVRRQTAGTEVTNDLAPAASRPFEDQSVWTPAYALVVKPVERVSLYANYIEGLQTPAVVATGYTNSGQVFPLGQTKQAETGIKVDFGRITTTLSAFDISRPSVITTASSSGALTQVMNGLQRNTGAEFNVFGEVTPAFRLLGGMAYIHGAQEQTASATTDGKRAIGVPELTVNLGAEWDTPFVRDLTLTGRVVYTGAQYVNATNTLSLPDWTRIDLGARYTFKSPWNGKPIVVRGSVENVFNTAYWASAYSGVITLGAPRTYLVSTTFNF, encoded by the coding sequence ATGATTGTTTGCGTGAAGGATAGAGGCGTCGGGTCGTTGGGGCTCGTGAGCGCGTTGGCGCTGACGTTGAGCATCGGAGGTTTTCAGCCGGCCTTCGCTCAGATGAAGCTTCCCGACGTGACTGTCGATGCCCCCAAGCCGAAGACGCGGCAGGCGACCCAGAGGAGCCAGGCAGCCTCGACGCGCAACACGCAGCGACGCGTCGCCGCGCGCAATCTGCCACCCCGCGCTCCGGTGCCCTACGTGACGCCATCGACGGGGACGATCGGCGCGCCCCCGTCGCTCTATGCCGGTGGTCAGGTCGCGAGCGGGGGCGGGCTTGGACTGCTCGGCAATCGCGGGGTGATGGATACGCCCTTCAACCAGACGAGCTTCACCGCACAGCTGATCCAGAACCAGCAGGCTCGCACCATCCGCGACGTGCTGATCAACGATCCGTCGGTGCGGGCGGTGCAGGCCGCGGGGGGCGGAGCCGATGGGCTGTTCATCCGCGGCTTCTACTATGACAGCGGCGACTATGGCCTGAACGGCCTCGCCGGAATCGCGCCATATTACTCGACCGGCGCCAACTTCATCGAGCGCGTCGAGCTGCTGAAGGGGCCTGCCGCGCTGCTCAACGGCATGACGATCGGCGGCACCGGCGCGTCGAGCGGCGGCGCGGTGGGGGGCAGCGTCAACCTCGTCACCAAGCACGCGCCGCTCGAGGACATTACGCAACTGACGACCACCTATGCCTCGAAATCGCAGCTCGGCGAGCAGATCGACGTCAGCCGCCGCTATGGCGAGCACAAGGAATGGGGCGTACGGCTCAACAGCACCTATGCGAACGGCGACACGGCGTGGAACCGTCAGCACGACGAATTCGGCAACGCGCACCTCGCAGTCGATTACTACGGCGAGAACGTCCGGGTGGACGCCGATGTCGGGTATCAGGCCGACAAGCTGAACCCGCCGTTGCGCTTCCTCGGTGTCGGCCCCTCGGTCACCAGCATTCCGTCGCCGCCGTCGGCTGGCACCAATTTCCAGGTGCCATGGGCGTATTATGCGCCGACGGATTTCTTCTCGACTGTGAAAGGCGAGGTCGATCTCAACGACCGCATCACCGCCTATGCCGGCTTCGGCTATCACGACAGCAACATCAACTACCGCTATCCCTCGCCGACCCTCGCGACCAATGCCGGCCTGCTGTCGGGCACGCCTGGATCCGCGAGCGAAACCTACAAGACCTTCGCGGGCGAGGCCGGCCTGCGGATGACCGCCGACACCGGTCCGATCAACCACGCCATCAACGTCGGCTACTCCATCACCGACCGCACCTATACCCAGCTGCTGGTTGTCGGCAAGAGCGCGACCTGGAGCCTCTACACCGAGCCTACCAGTGTCGCGCTGCCGGGCTTTGCGACGCTTCAGGGCAATCAGACGGTCGGCGCGAATCTCTGGAGCATCGGAATCTCCGACACCATGTCGCTCCTGAACAAGCGGATCCAGCTGACCGTCGGTGTCCGCCGGCAGACCGCCGGCACGGAGGTGACGAATGATCTCGCGCCGGCGGCGAGCCGGCCGTTCGAGGATCAGTCGGTCTGGACCCCGGCCTATGCGCTCGTCGTCAAGCCGGTCGAGCGCGTCTCGCTCTATGCCAACTATATCGAAGGCCTGCAGACCCCTGCGGTCGTTGCAACGGGCTACACCAACAGCGGCCAGGTGTTTCCGCTCGGCCAGACCAAGCAGGCCGAGACCGGCATCAAGGTCGATTTCGGCCGTATCACGACCACGCTCAGCGCGTTCGACATCTCGCGCCCGAGCGTCATCACGACGGCGAGCTCGAGTGGAGCGCTGACGCAGGTCATGAACGGGCTTCAGCGCAATACCGGCGCCGAGTTCAACGTCTTCGGCGAGGTCACCCCGGCGTTCCGCCTGCTGGGCGGCATGGCCTACATTCACGGCGCGCAGGAGCAGACCGCAAGCGCGACCACCGACGGTAAGCGCGCGATCGGCGTGCCTGAGCTGACCGTGAATCTCGGTGCCGAATGGGATACGCCGTTCGTCCGGGATCTGACGCTCACAGGGCGTGTCGTCTACACCGGGGCGCAATACGTCAACGCCACGAATACGCTGTCTTTGCCGGATTGGACGCGGATCGATCTGGGCGCGCGCTACACGTTCAAATCACCTTGGAACGGCAAGCCGATCGTGGTGCGCGGCAGCGTCGAGAACGTCTTCAACACGGCGTATTGGGCGTCGGCCTATAGCGGCGTGATCACGCTGGGTGCGCCGCGCACCTATCTCGTCTCGACCACCTTCAATTTCTGA
- a CDS encoding dicarboxylate/amino acid:cation symporter, whose protein sequence is MSATTPAAAAPKKPFYRVLYIQVLVAIVLGVIVGWLWPEIGKNDWIKALGDGFVKLIKMVIAPVIFCTVVSGIAHVSEVKKVGRVAIKALIYFEIVSTFALALGLIVANVIQPGAGFQGQTNAAAVANYAKQASEMKSVDFVLHIIPDTVVGAFAQGEILQVLLFSILFGIALMSLGERGHTMRAFVDDAAHAIFGVIAIVVKAAPIGAFGAMAFTIGRYGPQALGNLAGLIATFYLTALAFVIIVLGIIARIAGFSIFKFLTYIKDELLIVLGTSSSESALPQMMEKLERLGCSKPVVGLVVPTGYSFNLDGTNIYMTLATLFIAQAMNVHLSFGEQITILLVAMLTSKGASGITGAGFITLAGTLAAVRPELVPGMAIVLGIDKFMSECRALTNLCGNGVACVIVAWWEGELDRDKLRAALDRDIDPSDVEVAVTTG, encoded by the coding sequence ATGTCTGCAACCACACCAGCAGCCGCGGCCCCGAAGAAGCCGTTCTACCGCGTCCTCTATATCCAGGTTCTGGTCGCGATCGTGCTCGGCGTGATCGTCGGCTGGCTATGGCCCGAGATCGGCAAGAACGACTGGATCAAGGCGCTCGGCGACGGCTTCGTCAAGCTGATCAAGATGGTGATCGCGCCGGTCATTTTCTGTACCGTCGTCTCGGGCATCGCCCATGTCTCCGAGGTGAAGAAGGTCGGCCGAGTCGCCATCAAGGCGCTGATCTATTTCGAGATCGTCTCGACCTTCGCGCTTGCGCTCGGGCTGATCGTCGCGAATGTCATTCAGCCCGGTGCCGGCTTCCAGGGCCAGACCAACGCCGCCGCGGTTGCCAACTACGCCAAGCAGGCGAGCGAGATGAAGTCGGTCGACTTCGTGCTCCACATCATTCCGGACACTGTGGTCGGCGCGTTTGCGCAAGGCGAGATACTGCAGGTGCTGCTGTTCTCGATCCTTTTCGGCATCGCGCTGATGAGCCTCGGCGAGCGCGGCCACACCATGCGCGCCTTCGTCGACGACGCGGCGCATGCGATCTTCGGCGTCATCGCCATCGTCGTGAAGGCCGCCCCGATCGGCGCGTTCGGCGCGATGGCTTTCACCATCGGCCGCTATGGCCCGCAGGCGCTCGGCAACCTCGCCGGCCTGATCGCGACCTTCTATCTCACCGCGCTGGCCTTCGTCATCATCGTGCTCGGCATCATCGCCCGCATCGCCGGCTTCTCGATCTTCAAGTTCCTGACATACATCAAGGACGAACTGTTGATCGTGCTCGGCACCTCGTCGTCGGAGAGCGCGCTGCCGCAGATGATGGAGAAGCTCGAGCGGCTCGGCTGCTCCAAGCCGGTCGTCGGCCTGGTCGTACCGACCGGCTACTCGTTCAATCTCGACGGCACCAACATCTACATGACGCTGGCGACCTTGTTCATCGCCCAGGCGATGAACGTGCACCTCTCCTTCGGCGAGCAGATCACGATCCTGCTCGTGGCCATGCTGACCTCGAAGGGCGCCTCCGGCATCACCGGCGCGGGCTTCATTACCCTGGCCGGCACGCTCGCCGCTGTGCGGCCGGAGCTCGTTCCGGGCATGGCCATCGTGCTCGGCATCGACAAGTTCATGAGCGAGTGCCGCGCGCTGACCAATCTCTGCGGCAACGGCGTCGCCTGCGTGATCGTCGCCTGGTGGGAGGGCGAGCTCGACCGCGACAAGCTGCGCGCGGCGCTCGACCGCGACATCGATCCGTCGGATGTCGAGGTCGCCGTCACGACCGGCTGA
- a CDS encoding NAD(P)/FAD-dependent oxidoreductase, with translation MAVAQSGVPRVVIVGGGAGGLELATRLGDKYGRKGKLDVTLVERNRTHVWKPKLHEIAAGSMDISAHEVDYLAQAYWHGFHYRIGDMIGLDRDKREVLVAPYLDAEGREVTPQRTIPYDVLVISIGSQNNDFGTPGVVDHAIKLESQRDARRFHERMINACIRAHSQSTPIALHQLKVAIIGAGATGVELAAELHRTTREVVAYGLDQVDAEKDIKITLIEAAPRVLPALPERVSSETGKLLERLGVEVLVGAKVAQVAADHVSLADGRVIPAELIVWAAGVKAPDFLKDIAGLETNRINQLVVKQTLQTTRDERIFAIGDCSACAWGERGNVPPRAQAAHQQASHLYKQIPRFIRGEALSDYRYHDFGSLVSLGEFSTVGSMMGALVGGNLVFEGLFARMMYLALYKMHEYALHGLAKVTLDTLARLITRRTEPHVKLH, from the coding sequence ATGGCCGTTGCGCAGTCAGGAGTCCCTCGCGTCGTGATCGTCGGCGGGGGCGCCGGCGGATTGGAGCTGGCGACGCGGCTCGGCGACAAATATGGCCGCAAGGGCAAGCTCGACGTCACCCTGGTCGAGCGCAACCGCACGCATGTGTGGAAGCCGAAGCTGCATGAGATCGCCGCCGGCAGCATGGACATCTCGGCGCACGAGGTCGACTATCTGGCGCAGGCCTATTGGCACGGCTTCCACTATCGTATCGGCGACATGATCGGGCTGGATCGCGACAAGCGCGAGGTGCTGGTCGCGCCCTATCTCGACGCCGAGGGGCGCGAGGTGACGCCGCAGCGCACCATTCCCTATGATGTGCTGGTCATCTCCATCGGCAGCCAGAACAATGATTTCGGCACGCCGGGAGTCGTCGACCACGCGATCAAGCTGGAGTCGCAGCGCGACGCCCGGCGCTTCCACGAGCGTATGATCAATGCCTGCATCCGCGCTCACTCGCAATCGACGCCGATCGCGCTGCATCAGCTGAAGGTCGCGATCATCGGCGCCGGCGCCACCGGGGTCGAGCTGGCGGCGGAGCTGCATCGCACGACGCGCGAGGTCGTGGCCTATGGGCTCGACCAGGTCGACGCCGAGAAGGACATCAAGATCACGCTGATCGAGGCCGCGCCCCGGGTGCTGCCGGCACTGCCCGAGCGGGTGTCGAGCGAGACCGGCAAGCTCCTGGAAAGGCTCGGCGTCGAGGTGCTGGTCGGCGCCAAGGTCGCTCAGGTCGCAGCCGATCACGTCAGCCTCGCCGATGGCCGCGTCATCCCGGCCGAACTGATCGTCTGGGCCGCCGGCGTCAAGGCGCCGGACTTCCTCAAGGACATCGCGGGGCTGGAGACCAACCGCATCAATCAGCTCGTGGTGAAGCAGACGCTGCAGACCACGCGCGACGAGCGCATCTTCGCGATAGGCGACTGCTCGGCCTGCGCGTGGGGCGAGCGCGGCAACGTGCCGCCGCGGGCGCAGGCGGCGCACCAGCAGGCGTCGCATCTCTACAAGCAGATCCCGCGCTTCATCCGGGGCGAGGCGCTCAGCGACTACCGCTACCACGATTTCGGCTCGCTGGTCTCGCTCGGCGAGTTCTCGACCGTCGGCTCGATGATGGGCGCGCTGGTCGGCGGCAACCTGGTGTTCGAGGGGCTGTTCGCGCGCATGATGTATCTGGCGCTGTACAAGATGCACGAATACGCGCTGCATGGCCTCGCCAAGGTCACGCTGGACACGCTGGCGCGCCTGATCACCCGCCGCACCGAGCCGCATGTGAAGCTGCATTGA
- a CDS encoding ATP-binding protein translates to MTDLPFRTGLEGHPDVAAVVQARAGWLARGLLAIVLVGAAAWLGYAIAFARGLDQRHASAQQRLAVEAAQLDGYLSRFEYLPSLLETSPDVFRLLGTPDDRALQQSVSLYLKSINLLAGADNLYVLTVDGNAIAAADFDQPGTPVGSNLSYRPYMRQALATGRGAFFGIGITSARAGYYLSYAVKREGRTIGVAVVKVNLDAFEREWRSRGADVLLADARGVTILSSRDEWRFRPLTPLAVDALEEIATSKPYGSSSLSPLGWTFIERAERGGRVTTERGAVYSIDERPLHERQWQLMLLDDEAPIRRTASIIGTLSGLACIVALLLFGLLAQRRNEIRQRLASQAALQAANDRLEMRVQERTAELRAAQDELVHAGKLAVLGQMSAGLVHEINQPLAALQTASDNAVQFVDRGMVSEARGNLLRIGELVRRLARLTGQLRVFAYKSNAPLDVVSIEQAVSETLTILGARVKDGGVEMSIDLAPDLYVRADQIRLEQLLCNIVANALDAVEGAARRSVSIRAERDEGECRIAIVNSGPAIAADVLQRMFEPFVTTKPAGKGLGLGLVIANHIARSFGGELRARNLEPIGAEFVVLLPLAA, encoded by the coding sequence ATGACGGACCTCCCCTTCCGGACCGGCCTCGAGGGACATCCCGACGTTGCCGCGGTGGTTCAGGCGCGCGCGGGGTGGCTCGCGCGCGGCCTGCTGGCCATCGTGCTGGTCGGCGCGGCGGCCTGGCTCGGCTATGCCATCGCCTTCGCCCGGGGGCTCGACCAGCGCCATGCCTCGGCCCAGCAGCGGCTGGCGGTCGAAGCCGCGCAGCTCGACGGCTATCTCTCGCGCTTCGAATATCTGCCGTCGCTGCTCGAGACGTCGCCGGACGTCTTCAGGCTGCTCGGAACGCCCGATGATCGCGCGCTGCAGCAGAGCGTCAGCCTGTATTTGAAGTCGATCAATCTGCTGGCCGGTGCCGACAACCTCTATGTGCTGACCGTCGACGGCAACGCGATTGCCGCCGCCGATTTCGACCAGCCGGGCACGCCCGTGGGCAGCAATCTGTCGTACCGGCCCTATATGCGCCAGGCGCTTGCGACCGGCCGCGGCGCCTTCTTCGGCATCGGCATCACCAGCGCCCGCGCCGGCTATTATCTCTCCTACGCGGTCAAGCGCGAGGGACGCACGATCGGCGTCGCGGTGGTCAAGGTCAATCTCGATGCGTTCGAGCGCGAATGGCGCAGCCGCGGCGCCGACGTGCTGCTGGCCGACGCCCGCGGCGTCACCATTCTCTCCTCGCGCGACGAATGGCGCTTTCGCCCGCTGACGCCGCTCGCGGTCGATGCGCTGGAGGAGATCGCGACGTCGAAGCCGTATGGCAGCTCCAGCCTCTCTCCGCTCGGCTGGACCTTCATCGAACGCGCGGAGCGCGGCGGGCGGGTGACGACCGAGCGCGGTGCGGTCTACAGCATCGACGAGCGGCCGCTTCACGAGCGGCAATGGCAGCTGATGCTGCTCGACGACGAGGCGCCGATCCGGCGCACGGCCTCCATCATCGGCACGCTCTCGGGCCTCGCCTGCATCGTGGCGCTGCTGCTGTTCGGGCTGCTGGCGCAGCGGCGCAACGAAATCCGGCAACGGCTGGCGAGCCAGGCCGCGCTGCAGGCCGCCAATGACAGGCTGGAGATGCGGGTGCAGGAGCGCACCGCGGAATTGCGCGCCGCGCAGGATGAGCTCGTGCATGCCGGCAAGCTCGCCGTGCTCGGCCAGATGTCGGCCGGCCTGGTGCACGAGATCAATCAGCCCCTGGCGGCGCTGCAGACCGCGTCCGACAATGCCGTGCAGTTTGTCGACCGCGGCATGGTCAGCGAGGCCCGCGGCAATCTCCTCCGTATCGGTGAGCTGGTGCGCCGCCTGGCGCGCCTCACCGGGCAGCTGCGCGTGTTCGCCTACAAATCGAACGCGCCGCTCGACGTGGTCTCGATCGAGCAGGCGGTGTCGGAGACGCTCACGATTCTCGGCGCGCGGGTCAAGGATGGGGGCGTCGAGATGAGCATCGATCTGGCGCCGGATCTGTATGTCCGCGCCGATCAGATCCGGCTCGAGCAATTGCTCTGCAACATCGTCGCCAACGCGCTCGATGCCGTCGAGGGAGCCGCGCGCCGGTCCGTCTCGATCCGCGCCGAGCGCGACGAGGGGGAGTGCCGGATCGCCATCGTCAACAGCGGTCCGGCCATTGCCGCCGATGTGCTGCAGCGCATGTTCGAGCCGTTCGTGACGACCAAGCCGGCCGGCAAGGGCCTTGGCCTCGGCCTGGTCATCGCCAATCATATCGCGCGCTCGTTCGGCGGCGAGCTGCGGGCCCGCAATCTCGAGCCCATCGGGGCCGAGTTCGTCGTGCTGCTGCCGCTTGCCGCGTGA